One Nicotiana tomentosiformis chromosome 4, ASM39032v3, whole genome shotgun sequence genomic window carries:
- the LOC104089108 gene encoding VIN3-like protein 2: MRNFDGTGISAMESTLSGLVLDPNKFSQLSLEEKRQLVYEISQCSEDAPKILSSLTRRELLEIICAEMGEERKYSGYTKFKMIDQLLKLVSCKSNSNTGSGFKRQRKQENHCQTFIQNGEAIREMESKTQVLLCHNLVCRATLSQEDVFCKRCSCCICHQYDDNKDPSLWLACESNSPAEIKPCGLSCHLKCALEHEQSGILKNCINQKLDGDFYCVSCGKVNGLMRTLRKQLMTAKEARRVDVLCLRISLSHKILEKTEKYKGLLKLVELAVEMLKNEVGPLAQASEKMDRRIVNRLSCGTAVQKLCGSAVEAFDSMFPNQYFNPLIKEEPPMPCRIHFEEPSPSKITIVFKYDDRMLKELIGFKLWYRKSTADKYPDEATFIALSPATRFMLDGLDPSTQYFCKVSFFSKTTTLGVQEVTWVTPAVHTSCKSGSDEVQREKENATTDSTVMHAESMSSTDNKLTTYDPNTNAFPTSPLSKMLIPLASPVSSAPATPCQTDGSKEVQLSDYEYSVGIIRKLEHEGLIETDFRVKFLTWFSLKATTQERKVVRVFIDTFIDDHSSMAGQLMDTFTDEICREQKVTRHELCSRFWH, translated from the exons ATGAGAAATTTTGATGGTACTGGAATTTCTGCTATGGAGTCTACGTTATCAG GTCTTGTTCTCGATCCCAACAAATTTAGCCAATTGAGTTTGGAAGAGAAAAGACAATTAGTGTATGAAATTTCTCAATGCTCAGAAGATGCGCCAAAGATCTTGAGTTCATTGACCAGAAGAGAACTTCTAGAGATTATATGTGCTGAGATGGGCGAAGAGAGAAAGTACTCTggctacacaaaattcaaaatgaTAGATCAACTTCTAAAGCTGGTTTCTTGCAAGTCCAACTCAAATACTGGTTCTGGCTTCAAAAGGCAACGAAAGCAAGAAAATCACTGTCAAACTTTCATTCAGAATGGTGAAGCTATTCGGGAGATGGAAAGCAAAACTCAGGTCCTACTCTGTCATAATTTGGTGTGTAGAGCTACTCTCTCTCAAGAGGATGTTTTCTGCAAAAGATGTTCTTGCTGCATTTGTCATCAGTATGATGATAACAAAGACCCTAGTTTGTGGTTAGCCTGTGAATCCAATTCTCCAGCTGAAATTAAGCCATGCGGATTGTCATGCCATCTAAAATGTGCACTTGAACACGAACAATCCGGCATTTTGAAGAATTGCATCAATCAAAAACTAGATGGAGATTTCTATTGTGTTTCGTGTGGAAAAGTTAATGGGCTGATGAG AACATTGAGAAAGCAATTGATGACAGCAAAGGAGGCGAGAAGAGTTGATGTGCTTTGTTTAAGAATCTCTCTAAGCCATAAGATCCTGGAGAAAACTGAGAAATACAAAGGACTGTTGAAACTTGTTGAGTTGGCTGTTGAGATGCTGAAGAATGAAGTAGGGCCTCTTGCACAGGCGTCAGAGAAGATGGATCGCAGGATAGTGAACAGGCTTTCTTGTGGTACCGCAGTTCAGAAGCTGTGTGGTTCTGCTGTGGAAGCTTTTGATTCCATGTTTCCCAACCAATACTTTAATCCTTTGATAAAGGAAGAGCCTCCGATGC CTTGCCGGATACATTTTGAGGAGCCATCTCCATCTAAAATAACCATTGTCTTCAAATATGATGATCGTATGCTGAAAGAACTAATAGGCTTCAAATTGTGGTATCGAAAGTCCACTGCAGACAAATATCCAGATGAAGCAACTTTTATTGCACTAAGCCCTGCGACGAGATTTATGCTGGACGGTCTTGATCCTTCCACGCAGTACTTCTGCAAGGTTTCTTTCTTCAGCAAGACAACGACTTTGGGGGTTCAGGAAGTAACATGGGTAACACCTGCCGTGCACACGAGCTGTAAGTCAGGTTCTGATGAAGTACAAAGGGAGAAAGAAAATGCTACTACAGATAGTACAGTGATGCATGCCGAGTCAATGAGTTCTACTGACAACAAACTAACAACTTACGATCCAAACACCAATGCATTTCCTACATCCCCTCTTTCCAAGATGCTCATTCCTTTAGCAAGTCCAGTTTCAAGTGCTCCAGCCACACCTTGCCAGACTGACGGGTCAAAGGAAGTGCAATTGAGTGATTACGAGTACTCTGTAGGAATCATAAGAAAGTTGGAGCATGAAGGGTTGATAGAAACAGATTTCCGAGTGAAGTTCTTGACTTGGTTCAGCTTGAAAGCCACAACACAAGAGAGAAAGGTAGTTAGAGTTTTCATAGACACCTTTATCGACGACCATTCAAGTATGGCGGGGCAACTTATGGATACGTTCACGGATGAGATATGCAGGGAGCAGAAAGTCACCCGACATGAGCTCTGTAGTAGGTTCTGGCATTAA
- the LOC104089109 gene encoding protein SICKLE-like, which translates to MESEKRKERLKAIREEAAEAGDNSEVQTSIGETLGDGLTNPLIESPSASQPCNTPRPRPMNAASPAYHAQGNYNSAKRTYQPRGVNAIPLGIRRKTSPICTPPGNSSNTLDSSLGTPNNYSPPNSPQIGDISSDCFPQGGGDGSQYGQGSPYQGSGFRGSHHRGSGRSKGLLKVYYHKSMVQDPWKVLKPVIWKPHRDTRDSPNSWLPKSNSSKKAKLGETPTESTPQQSVAEYLAAAFTEAASKDTVNDESGT; encoded by the exons ATGGAGTCAGAAAAGAGAAAGGAGAGGCTGAAAGCAATTAGAGAGGAAGCTGCAGAGGCTGGAGATAACTCTGAAGTACAAACATCTATAGGGGAAACCCTTGGTGATGGCCTTACCAATCCATTGATTGAATCTCCTTCAGCTTCACAACCTTGTAACACGCCTCGTCCAA GACCAATGAATGCTGCTTCTCCAGCTTATCATGCTCAAGGCAACTATAACTCAGCTAAAAGAACGTACCAGCCACGAGGAGTCAATGCCATTCCTCTTGGGATCCGTAGGAAAACTAGTCCCATTTGTACACCACCAGGGAACTCCTCTAACACTTTGGATAGCTCTCTTGGCACACCTAACAACTACTCTCCACCTAATTCACCGCAAATTGGTGACATTTCCAGTGATTGCTTTCCTCAAGGAGGTGGAGATGGTAGCCAATATGGACAAGGCAGCCCCTACCAAGGTTCAGGATTCAGAGGCAGCCATCACCGAGGTTCAGGACGAAGCAAGGGTCTATTGAAAGTTTACTATCACAAGTCAATGGTGCAAGACCCATGGAAAGTATTGAAGCCAGTTATTTGGAAGCCACATAGAGATACACGTGACTCTCCGAATTCCTGGCTTCCAAAATCCAATAGCTCAAAGAAGGCTAAACTTGGAGAAACTCCAACAGAATCAACTCCCCAGCAAAGCGTCGCTGAATACCTGGCTGCCGCATTTACTGAAGCAGCTAGTAAAGACACTGTGAATGATGAATCTGGCACATAA